A region from the Bactrocera dorsalis isolate Fly_Bdor chromosome 1, ASM2337382v1, whole genome shotgun sequence genome encodes:
- the LOC105232298 gene encoding epidermal growth factor-like protein 6, whose amino-acid sequence MRLTNLWLLLILLGMISCSLALHGVCTARKGNRRLRVCCNGYKKVGNGCKPLCSQGCENGSCIRPEVCACKPGYVEQNNYRCIPHCNKCTGGTCIAPNVCKCSTGYALNATGVCEPVLTTTLLANSFDKDDDSDDDFGDSGKGRGEAKYRCNHRCIHGTCHGDSCMCNEGYEQQSKEGKNICVAMIPARTGVLKYFN is encoded by the exons atgcGCTTGACTAATTTGTGGTTACTGCTGATCCTGCTTGGCATGATTAGCTGCTCACTTGCCCTTCACGGTGTGTGCACAGCGAGAAAAGGCAATCGACGTCTACGCGTTTGTTGTAATGGATACAAAAAAGTGGGAAATGGGTGCAAACCTTTATGCAGTCAGGGCTGTGAGAATGGCAGTTGCATCAGGCCGgaagtgtgtgcgtgtaaacCTGGCTACGTCGAACAGAATAATTATCG TTGCATACCACACTGCAATAAGTGCACGGGGGGCACCTGCATTGCGCCGAATGTATGCAAGTGCAGTACCGGCTATGCGCTGAACGCCACTGGCGTCTGTGAACCAGTTCTAACAACAACGCTATTGGCGAACTCTTTTGATAAAGACGACGATAGCGATGATGACTTTGGTGATAGCGGAAAAGGGAGAGGCGAAGCAAAGTATCGTTGCAACCATCGTTGTATCCATGGAACTTGTCACGGCGATAGCTGTATGTGCAACGAAGGTTATGAGCAGCAGTCAAAGGAAGGCAAAAATATCTGTGTTGCCATGATACCTGCACGTACTGGAgttctgaaatattttaattag
- the LOC105232300 gene encoding uncharacterized protein LOC105232300 isoform X1 yields the protein MGKSTGLLLLCLYLTLQQLIVAHPLQSDATAQMAVDDTKVNTTNSNEVNFIKALEPVIVTTLDGVGKYFDTLQTETARFVDGVLKALKALPEDNDYIRELTPRLTSLLARLKDTSLEGRSALIRDIGDLYAEFDNITERKDDDIKVDVLSKVLDKFQLLEMHFHVHNAVDNAVRGFSRAFEQFWASLSEAQQTEHRRLGDLYERFKASKTNEEKLKGLEEFLQMALEFA from the exons ATGGGAAAATCAACGGGCTTGCTGCTGCTTTGCCTATACTTAACGCTACAG CAGCTTATCGTCGCGCACCCCCTGCAGAGCGACGCCACAGCTCAGATGGCGGTGGACGACACAAAAGTAAATACTACAAACTCGAACGAGGTGAATTTCATCAAAGCGCTTGAGCCGGTGATTGTGACAACACTCGACGGCGTAGGAAAATACTTCGACACGCTCCAAACGGAGACTGCGCGTTTTGTCGATGGCGTGCTTAAGGCGCTGAAAGCGCTGCCCGAGGATAACGACTATATACGAGAGCTTACACCACGCTTGACGAGCTTATTGGCGCGTTTGAAGGATACCTCTTTGGAAGGCAGATCAGCACTAATACGTGACATCGGCGATTTGTATGCAGAATTTGACAACATAACCGAGCGCAAAGATGACGATATTAAGGTTGACGTCTTGAGTAAAGTGCTTGATAAATTCCAGTTGCtcgaaatgcattttcatgtgcacaACGCTGTTGATAATGCGGTGCGGGGGTTCAGCAGAGCCTTTGAGCAGTTTTGGGCTTCACTAAGCGAGGCTCAGCAGACGGAGCACCGGCGTCTGGGTGATTTGTATGAGCGTTTTAAAGCCAGCAAAACTAATGAGGAAAAGTTGAAAGGCCTTGAAGAGTTTCTGCAGATGGCTCTAGAATTTGCTTGA
- the LOC125775763 gene encoding fibrillin-2-like, with protein MRLSNLWLLLILLGMISYSLALSGVCTARYRNRRVRVCCNGYKKVGNGCKPICTNGNCVRPEVCACKPGYKKVGNGCKPFCSEGCVNGLCIKPDVCACKPGYDKQNNYRCIPHCNKCTGGFCIAPNVCKCSSGYALNATGVCDPVCTLGCPNGRCVAPDTCECSEGYLMSASNVCEPVCSSGCPNGRCVAPDICECSEGYLMSASNVCEPVCSSGCPNGRCVAPDTCECSEGHLISPSEICEPVCSSGCPNGRCVAPDICECSEGYLMSASNVCEPVCSSGCPNGRCVAPDTCECSEGYLKCASNVCDPVCSSGCPGGLCIAPNICQCLEGYLINGLDICDPVCSTGCLNGHCIAPEKCECLEGFEKTEMGTCKAVCLNGCLNGQCVSPNTCECLAGYVLNKENECAPICSMGCQNGSCVAPETCKCNFGFAMSPLNSCEPVCDGGCVDGDCIAPGVCSGKSFDTVFSSSTMGSILTTTLLAGSFDNDNDSIDDFGDSGKGRDDSDFFGDSSEANTFFEAEYRCNHRCIHGTCHGDSCVCNEGYELHSEEDKDICVAIIPAGLDSFH; from the exons atgcGCTTGTCTAATTTGTGGTTACTGCTGATCCTGCTTGGCATGATAAGCTACTCACTTGCACTTAGCGGTGTGTGCACAGCGAGATATCGCAATCGACGTGTACGCGTTTGTTGTAATGGATACAAAAAAGTGGGAAATGGGTGCAAACCTATCTGTACGAATGGCAATTGTGTCAGGCCGgaagtgtgtgcgtgtaaacCTGGATACAAAAAAGTGGGAAATGGGTGCAAACCTTTCTGCTCTGAGGGCTGTGTGAATGGGCTTTGCATTAAGCCGGACGTGTGTGCGTGTAAACCTGGCTacgataaacaaaataattatcg gtGCATACCACACTGCAATAAGTGCACGGGAGGCTTCTGCATTGCGCCAAATGTATGCAAGTGCAGTAGCGGCTATGCCCTGAACGCCACTGGCGTCTGTGATCCAGTTTGTACTCTCGGTTGTCCGAATGGTCGGTGCGTTGCTCCGGATACCTGTGAATGCAGCGAAGGATATCTTATGAGCGCTTCGAATGTCTGTGAACCAGTTTGTTCCAGCGGTTGTCCAAATGGTCGGTGCGTTGCCCCAGATATCTGTGAGTGTAGCGAAGGATATCTTATGAGCGCTTCGAACGTCTGTGAACCAGTTTGTTCTAGCGGTTGTCCGAATGGTCGATGCGTTGCCCCAGATACCTGTGAGTGCAGCGAAGGACATCTTATAAGCCCTTCAGAAATCTGTGAACCAGTTTGTTCCAGCGGTTGTCCAAATGGTCGGTGCGTTGCCCCAGATATCTGTGAGTGTAGCGAAGGATATCTTATGAGCGCTTCGAACGTCTGTGAACCAGTTTGTTCTAGCGGTTGTCCGAATGGTCGATGCGTTGCCCCAGATACCTGTGAGTGCAGCGAAGGATATCTTAAGTGTGCTTCGAATGTCTGTGATCCAGTATGTTCCAGCGGCTGTCCGGGTGGTCTATGTATTGCGCCTAATATTTGCCAATGCTTGGAGGGATATCTTATAAACGGTTTGGATATTTGTGACCCCGTTTGTTCTACTGGATGTTTAAATGGCCATTGCATAGCTCCAGAGAAATGTGAATGTTTAGAAGGATTTGAAAAAACCGAAATGGGAACTTGTAAAGCAGTCTGTTTGAATGGCTGTCTGAATGGTCAGTGTGTTTCCCCAAATACATGTGAATGTCTGGCAGGTTATGTTTTGAATAAAGAAAATGAGTGCGCTCCAATTTGTTCAATGGGTTGTCAAAACGGTTCGTGTGTGGCGCCGGAGACATGCAAGTGCAACTTTGGTTTTGCTATGTCCCCGCTTAACAGTTGTGAACCTGTTTGTGATGGTGGTTGTGTTGACGGTGATTGCATCGCACCCGGAGTTTGTAGCGGTAAATCATTCGATACGGTATTTAGCAGTAGCACTATGGGCTCTATTCTAACAACAACGTTACTGGCGGGCTCTTTTGATAATGACAACGATAGCATTGATGACTTTGGTGATAGCGGAAAAGGAAGAGACGACAGCGACTTTTTTGGAGACAGCAGTGAGGCCAATACCTTTTTTGAAGCAGAGTATCGTTGCAACCATCGTTGTATCCATGGAACTTGTCACGGCGATAGCTGTGTGTGCAACGAAGGTTATGAGCTGCATTCAGAGGAAGACAAAGATATCTGTGTTGCTATCATACCTGCAGGTCTGGACTCTTTTCACTAG
- the LOC105232300 gene encoding uncharacterized protein LOC105232300 isoform X2: MGKSTGLLLLCLYLTLQLIVAHPLQSDATAQMAVDDTKVNTTNSNEVNFIKALEPVIVTTLDGVGKYFDTLQTETARFVDGVLKALKALPEDNDYIRELTPRLTSLLARLKDTSLEGRSALIRDIGDLYAEFDNITERKDDDIKVDVLSKVLDKFQLLEMHFHVHNAVDNAVRGFSRAFEQFWASLSEAQQTEHRRLGDLYERFKASKTNEEKLKGLEEFLQMALEFA; encoded by the exons ATGGGAAAATCAACGGGCTTGCTGCTGCTTTGCCTATACTTAACGCTACAG CTTATCGTCGCGCACCCCCTGCAGAGCGACGCCACAGCTCAGATGGCGGTGGACGACACAAAAGTAAATACTACAAACTCGAACGAGGTGAATTTCATCAAAGCGCTTGAGCCGGTGATTGTGACAACACTCGACGGCGTAGGAAAATACTTCGACACGCTCCAAACGGAGACTGCGCGTTTTGTCGATGGCGTGCTTAAGGCGCTGAAAGCGCTGCCCGAGGATAACGACTATATACGAGAGCTTACACCACGCTTGACGAGCTTATTGGCGCGTTTGAAGGATACCTCTTTGGAAGGCAGATCAGCACTAATACGTGACATCGGCGATTTGTATGCAGAATTTGACAACATAACCGAGCGCAAAGATGACGATATTAAGGTTGACGTCTTGAGTAAAGTGCTTGATAAATTCCAGTTGCtcgaaatgcattttcatgtgcacaACGCTGTTGATAATGCGGTGCGGGGGTTCAGCAGAGCCTTTGAGCAGTTTTGGGCTTCACTAAGCGAGGCTCAGCAGACGGAGCACCGGCGTCTGGGTGATTTGTATGAGCGTTTTAAAGCCAGCAAAACTAATGAGGAAAAGTTGAAAGGCCTTGAAGAGTTTCTGCAGATGGCTCTAGAATTTGCTTGA